Proteins encoded together in one Peribacillus asahii window:
- a CDS encoding IclR family transcriptional regulator, with product MNRDNMVKSVSRALDIIAILGTKQQGLGVTEIANQMDINKSSVYRILSTLVQYGYVEQNQETDRYKLGYKFLEISSKLLESIDLRTEARPFLKELEEETTEVIHLVVYDQGEVVYIEKLEGNQLLRMHSKVGKRAPMHCTSVGKAILAHLPIQVVLNILDQKGMPVHTDKTITNQEEFLQELSKVREVGFALDLEENESGITCIAVPIFDHLGNIIAAISISGPTIRMTDERLEQLSQRMIQVGQQISARLGYENKISWL from the coding sequence ATGAATAGAGACAATATGGTCAAATCTGTAAGTAGAGCCTTGGATATTATTGCTATACTAGGTACAAAGCAGCAAGGTCTAGGCGTGACTGAAATTGCTAATCAAATGGATATTAATAAAAGTTCCGTTTATCGAATTTTATCTACCCTTGTTCAATATGGGTATGTTGAACAAAATCAAGAAACGGATCGCTATAAATTAGGCTATAAATTTTTAGAAATAAGCTCTAAATTATTAGAGTCTATTGATTTACGTACAGAAGCTAGACCTTTCTTAAAAGAGCTTGAAGAAGAAACAACGGAGGTCATTCATTTAGTTGTGTATGATCAAGGTGAAGTTGTATATATTGAGAAGTTAGAAGGTAATCAGTTATTACGAATGCATTCTAAAGTAGGAAAACGAGCACCGATGCATTGTACATCGGTTGGGAAAGCAATATTAGCTCATCTGCCAATACAAGTTGTTTTAAATATTTTGGATCAAAAAGGCATGCCGGTACATACGGATAAAACAATTACGAATCAAGAAGAGTTTTTACAAGAATTAAGCAAGGTGAGAGAGGTAGGATTTGCTCTTGATTTAGAAGAAAATGAATCGGGGATTACTTGTATCGCTGTTCCTATTTTTGATCATTTAGGGAATATTATTGCTGCTATAAGTATTTCAGGACCAACGATCAGAATGACGGATGAACGATTAGAACAATTGAGTCAGCGAATGATTCAAGTAGGGCAGCAAATATCAGCGCGTCTTGGTTATGAAAATAAAATAAGTTGGCTTTAA
- a CDS encoding adenine deaminase C-terminal domain-containing protein, protein MVEQRYRWKNKQLRKQIEIVDGKRAPSILLKNATYLNHPLKRWVKANIWIYGDRIIYVGDKLPDVTEGCEIVDCTDCFLVPGYIEPHSHPFQLYNPQTYARYSAYGGTTTLVNDNLQFFLHLEQKKAFTLLEELKNIPASMYWWCRFDGQTELRNEETIFTHDQVTAWLEHDAVVQGGELTAWPKLLAGHEDMLNWVQEAKRMRKKIEGHFPGASEKTLAKLMLLGADCDHEAMTGQEVLSRLMQGYTVSLRNSSIRPDLENLLKDIHELGIHQYDNFIFTTDGSHSSFYDEGCIDKMIKIALEQNVPIIDAYNMATINVAQYYNLAHLHGKIATGRIAHINFLQSKTNPTPISVLAKGQWVKRDGVEIKDSAVIHWAENGLGALELNWNLTKSDLEFTTTLGLQLINDVITKPFSVTPEEFDETIPFERDECFFMMIDRNGEWKINTFVKGFANQLCGFASTYSGTGDIILIGKRKEDILLAFQRMKEIGGGIVIAEHGKIIFEIPLELKGYMSTKELSDLIEEEKQLKKLLQERGYQFGDPAFTLLFFSATHLPYIRITPIGIYDVMKKEVLLPPVTR, encoded by the coding sequence TTGGTAGAACAGAGATATAGATGGAAAAATAAGCAGTTACGCAAACAGATTGAAATAGTAGATGGGAAACGAGCTCCTAGTATTCTTTTAAAAAATGCAACTTATTTAAATCATCCACTGAAAAGATGGGTGAAGGCAAACATTTGGATTTACGGTGATCGAATCATTTATGTAGGAGATAAGCTTCCAGATGTGACAGAGGGTTGTGAAATTGTAGATTGCACAGATTGTTTTTTAGTTCCCGGTTATATTGAGCCCCATTCGCATCCATTTCAATTATATAATCCTCAAACATATGCACGATATTCAGCGTATGGTGGAACGACAACATTGGTTAATGATAATCTTCAATTCTTTTTACATCTTGAGCAGAAGAAAGCGTTTACGTTGTTAGAAGAACTGAAAAATATCCCAGCTAGTATGTATTGGTGGTGCCGTTTTGATGGTCAAACGGAACTTAGAAATGAAGAAACAATCTTTACACATGATCAAGTAACAGCTTGGCTTGAACACGATGCTGTAGTCCAAGGCGGTGAACTGACAGCATGGCCTAAATTGCTAGCTGGTCATGAAGACATGCTAAATTGGGTCCAAGAAGCAAAACGAATGAGAAAGAAAATTGAAGGCCACTTTCCAGGTGCATCAGAAAAAACGTTAGCTAAACTTATGTTACTAGGAGCAGATTGTGATCATGAAGCTATGACAGGTCAGGAAGTTCTTTCTCGTTTGATGCAAGGATATACCGTTTCCTTGAGAAACTCTTCTATTCGACCTGATTTAGAAAATCTGCTGAAGGACATTCATGAATTAGGTATTCATCAATACGATAACTTTATTTTCACGACTGATGGCTCGCACTCGTCCTTTTATGATGAAGGCTGTATTGATAAGATGATTAAAATAGCACTTGAGCAAAATGTTCCAATTATTGATGCCTACAATATGGCTACCATCAATGTGGCGCAATATTACAATTTAGCTCATTTACACGGGAAAATTGCAACAGGCAGAATCGCTCATATTAATTTTCTTCAAAGTAAGACAAATCCTACACCTATTTCTGTTTTGGCTAAAGGTCAATGGGTTAAACGCGATGGAGTGGAGATAAAGGATTCTGCTGTCATCCATTGGGCTGAAAATGGACTAGGCGCATTAGAGCTTAATTGGAACTTAACTAAATCTGATTTAGAATTCACTACAACACTTGGCTTACAATTAATCAATGATGTCATCACCAAACCATTTTCTGTTACACCAGAAGAGTTTGATGAAACTATTCCTTTTGAACGTGATGAATGCTTTTTCATGATGATTGATCGGAATGGAGAATGGAAAATCAATACGTTTGTGAAGGGTTTCGCAAATCAATTATGCGGATTTGCCAGTACGTATTCTGGAACAGGGGATATCATCTTAATTGGAAAACGAAAAGAAGATATTTTACTCGCCTTTCAGCGGATGAAAGAAATAGGCGGCGGAATTGTCATTGCTGAACACGGAAAAATCATTTTTGAAATCCCGCTAGAGTTAAAGGGATATATGTCTACTAAGGAATTATCGGATTTAATAGAAGAAGAGAAGCAATTGAAGAAGTTGCTTCAAGAGCGTGGCTATCAATTTGGCGATCCAGCCTTCACATTATTATTCTTTTCAGCGACGCATCTTCCTTATATAAGAATTACACCAATAGGAATTTATGATGTGATGAAAAAGGAAGTATTACTTCCTCCAGTTACGCGGTAA
- a CDS encoding sigma-54-dependent Fis family transcriptional regulator: MFVKHYFYPTVKEFMNQDVSKLFLTSTLRDAVVLFQHNKVKLIPVVNSHDQLIGIMTHSALFKALLQDVSMNESIVPFIKHQVVTVKENDFLYDVRQLLTNNKIGHAIVINKDNCVSGILDSTNIIKAYRSKSELLTSKLEMTKKLKRTLQTVLDTTYDGYIVIDHKGKIENINETACEFLRKPKNKLLGQPSSYIIPELKLEDVLSIDFQGEKLEAMVIGQHRCLVIKSKIYENEQLVGAMAKIIYQNLNKWKHAVSKLDDLGKEVSYCHEERSLSSGTPFNLENILTKNKQMESMKRLARQSASSFSNVLLLGESGTGKELFARGIHVTSNRSGRFVKVNCAAVPNELWESEFFGYTEGAFTGAKRGGKPGKFEIAHNGTLFLDEIGDMPLSMQGKLLRVLQEREFERVGGNETIKVNIRIIAATNKNLEQMVANHEFREDLYYRLNVIVINIPPLRERKEDIPLLATSITKKFSRLMGHGEVTISKAALHLLSSHNWPGNVRELENTIERAINCVNSDTLDAEHFSEYIKSKKWSESRSSLNTLKPTMQMHPQEKLTPEFFRFNINKTEKETIEMALKQTGGNRTAAAKLLGISRSQFYKKLNKFESEMGLLQ, encoded by the coding sequence ATGTTTGTAAAACATTATTTTTACCCAACAGTGAAGGAATTTATGAATCAAGATGTTTCAAAATTGTTCTTAACGAGCACATTACGCGACGCCGTAGTACTATTTCAGCATAATAAAGTAAAACTTATTCCTGTCGTGAATTCACATGATCAATTGATTGGTATCATGACTCACTCTGCTCTTTTTAAAGCACTTTTACAAGATGTATCTATGAATGAAAGCATAGTCCCTTTTATAAAACATCAAGTTGTTACGGTAAAAGAAAATGATTTTTTATACGATGTTCGCCAATTATTGACGAATAATAAAATAGGCCATGCAATCGTGATTAACAAGGATAATTGTGTAAGCGGTATTCTTGATTCAACAAATATTATTAAAGCTTATCGTTCTAAGTCTGAATTATTAACTAGTAAACTTGAAATGACAAAAAAATTAAAGCGCACTTTACAAACTGTTTTAGATACTACTTATGACGGATATATTGTCATTGATCATAAAGGAAAAATTGAGAATATTAACGAGACAGCATGCGAATTTTTACGAAAGCCAAAGAACAAACTACTTGGTCAACCTTCATCTTATATTATTCCAGAATTAAAACTAGAAGATGTCCTTTCTATAGATTTTCAAGGGGAAAAACTAGAAGCAATGGTGATTGGACAACATCGATGCCTTGTTATAAAAAGTAAAATATATGAAAATGAACAACTCGTTGGAGCTATGGCTAAAATTATCTACCAAAACTTAAACAAATGGAAACACGCTGTTAGCAAACTAGATGATCTAGGAAAGGAAGTTTCTTATTGTCACGAAGAACGATCACTCAGTAGTGGTACTCCTTTCAATTTAGAAAACATCCTAACAAAAAATAAACAAATGGAAAGTATGAAACGATTAGCCCGGCAATCAGCCTCTAGCTTTTCAAATGTACTGTTATTAGGAGAGAGCGGGACAGGAAAAGAGCTATTTGCACGCGGTATTCATGTTACATCTAATCGTTCTGGACGATTTGTGAAGGTAAACTGCGCTGCCGTACCTAATGAGCTATGGGAATCTGAATTTTTCGGCTATACAGAGGGTGCGTTTACAGGTGCAAAGCGCGGCGGGAAGCCTGGTAAATTCGAGATAGCTCATAATGGTACATTATTTTTAGATGAGATTGGCGATATGCCCCTATCTATGCAAGGAAAATTGCTTCGAGTTCTTCAGGAAAGAGAATTCGAACGTGTTGGAGGAAATGAAACAATTAAAGTGAATATCAGAATCATTGCTGCAACTAATAAAAATTTAGAGCAAATGGTGGCTAATCATGAATTTAGAGAGGATTTATATTATCGACTAAATGTTATCGTTATCAACATACCTCCCCTTCGAGAGCGAAAAGAAGACATCCCTTTACTTGCTACTTCCATTACAAAAAAATTTAGTCGTCTTATGGGTCATGGAGAAGTTACGATAAGTAAGGCTGCACTCCATCTACTTTCCTCGCATAACTGGCCAGGAAATGTAAGGGAGCTTGAAAATACTATTGAACGGGCAATCAATTGTGTAAATAGTGATACACTTGATGCAGAGCATTTCTCTGAATATATAAAAAGTAAAAAATGGAGTGAAAGTCGATCCTCACTAAATACACTCAAACCTACTATGCAGATGCATCCACAAGAAAAATTAACCCCTGAGTTTTTCAGATTTAACATAAATAAGACAGAAAAAGAGACTATTGAAATGGCATTAAAACAAACAGGCGGAAATCGAACAGCCGCGGCTAAACTATTAGGAATTAGTCGGTCACAATTTTACAAAAAACTTAATAAATTTGAATCTGAAATGGGGCTCTTACAATGA
- a CDS encoding TRAP transporter small permease produces the protein MEKLKKLFESIDKVTSGISAFTLFLMMVWIFVDVMLRTFFHRPIQGTIELTGEYLMVLLVYLSLSYTHKQDGHVKVTFLEDKFSQRIKNITKCMTNLFAACLFSFISILNFQEGLEYIEQNIRSSGVLSYPLAPALFIISLGMMMITLRLLLECILIIFSNKVISSNSLADSEKKITG, from the coding sequence ATGGAGAAGTTGAAAAAGCTTTTTGAAAGTATTGATAAAGTCACTTCTGGAATTTCAGCGTTTACTTTGTTTCTTATGATGGTGTGGATTTTTGTAGATGTAATGTTAAGAACGTTTTTTCATAGACCTATTCAAGGCACTATTGAATTAACTGGAGAGTATTTAATGGTGCTGCTAGTCTATTTATCGTTGAGCTATACTCATAAACAGGATGGTCATGTAAAAGTAACCTTTTTAGAGGATAAATTCTCCCAACGAATCAAAAACATCACGAAATGTATGACAAATCTCTTTGCTGCTTGCTTATTCTCTTTCATTAGCATATTGAATTTTCAAGAAGGTCTAGAATACATCGAACAGAATATTCGATCTTCCGGTGTGTTAAGTTATCCGCTTGCACCGGCCCTATTCATCATATCGTTAGGGATGATGATGATAACATTAAGACTTTTACTAGAATGTATCTTGATTATTTTTTCGAATAAAGTAATATCTAGTAATTCTTTGGCTGATTCTGAAAAGAAAATTACTGGTTAA
- a CDS encoding TRAP transporter large permease, with translation MLTLGIVLLLLLLLFIGMPIGFTLIVVGSLGIFLVSGFDTFTGILSSTAYRSVNSFTLTTIPLFILMANFISKSNIAKDLYDCILKWIGHVPGGVGVSTVFASAGFGTLSGSSIAATSIMSKICIPEMVRAKYKDTFAAGLVASSTGTLAVLIPPSVPLILYAVQTETSIGHLLMAGVLPGILLAGLLCAFIFITSIKLNTKIEKSSWSERFVSLKTIWPMLILVAFVLAVIYLGIATSTEAAAFGALGALLIGLLIKRLNVKSVIESLKDAVQQTAMIFTIVIGGYIFAYFFTLTGTGQSIISAISESGLSKWTILFLIIVFYLILGLFMDLIGSMILTLPLVFPIIQALGFDEIWFGVIVVLLLEIGLVTPPVGINLFITSKHSQVPVDRVFYGSIPFIGILLLTILLLVIFPQIALYLPTNM, from the coding sequence ATGTTAACACTAGGAATAGTTCTCTTATTGCTGTTGCTATTATTTATAGGCATGCCTATTGGGTTTACTTTAATAGTTGTTGGTTCGTTAGGAATCTTTTTGGTTAGTGGATTCGATACATTTACTGGGATTCTTTCATCAACAGCCTATCGAAGTGTCAATAGTTTTACTTTAACGACAATCCCTTTGTTTATATTAATGGCGAACTTCATTTCCAAAAGTAATATTGCGAAAGATCTATATGACTGTATCCTAAAATGGATTGGTCATGTACCAGGTGGAGTAGGAGTATCCACCGTATTTGCCAGTGCAGGATTTGGAACGTTATCTGGTTCAAGTATCGCTGCCACTTCGATTATGTCAAAAATTTGTATCCCAGAGATGGTTAGGGCTAAATACAAGGATACTTTTGCTGCCGGTTTAGTTGCTTCATCTACGGGAACCTTAGCCGTTCTAATTCCACCTAGTGTTCCACTTATTCTTTATGCCGTGCAAACAGAAACATCAATAGGACACCTATTAATGGCTGGCGTTTTACCAGGAATACTGCTTGCAGGACTTCTTTGTGCCTTCATCTTCATTACTTCTATAAAATTGAATACTAAAATTGAAAAATCCTCATGGAGTGAAAGATTTGTTTCCTTAAAAACAATTTGGCCGATGCTGATACTTGTAGCATTTGTTTTAGCCGTTATCTATTTAGGAATTGCAACTTCTACAGAGGCTGCGGCATTTGGAGCATTAGGAGCACTTTTAATCGGTTTACTTATAAAGCGATTAAATGTTAAATCTGTTATTGAATCACTTAAAGACGCTGTTCAGCAGACAGCTATGATTTTTACCATTGTGATTGGCGGATACATATTCGCATATTTCTTCACATTAACTGGTACTGGACAAAGTATCATCTCAGCGATTTCTGAGAGCGGTTTATCCAAATGGACCATTTTGTTTTTAATTATTGTCTTCTACCTCATCCTTGGATTGTTTATGGATTTGATTGGCTCTATGATCTTGACCTTACCTCTCGTGTTTCCAATCATTCAAGCCTTAGGTTTTGATGAAATATGGTTTGGTGTAATTGTTGTACTGTTACTAGAAATTGGTCTTGTTACACCGCCTGTTGGAATTAATCTATTTATTACAAGTAAGCATTCCCAAGTCCCTGTTGACCGTGTATTTTATGGGTCTATACCGTTTATCGGGATATTGCTATTAACGATATTACTCTTAGTTATTTTTCCACAAATTGCTCTTTACTTACCAACTAATATGTAG
- a CDS encoding TRAP transporter substrate-binding protein: MKAKRLFNLTIIISILSLVIAGCSTSSSNNSKENETITLKLATYVPVTSQVYKYVTEPWMKRVTELTDGKVQFDAYPGEQLGKAQDMLKLTRDGVTDIGVFPANYFPDNMPLTNALAGLPNLSMTSHQGTVAYNELLQENEDLLEMDYLKNGIRPIMGHVSPTYEIWTTDKEVRVPKDLKGLKTRTVGGIANEVYEYMEAVPVTVSHTETYEALEKGVIDGAGYSSVAVEASGTADLLKYATFPHIGTAIHGLVINEKVWNGLPEDVQKAMQKAGQELVQPSGEKYDQDTENFNGEFSKAGGVIVDLTDAEKGQWEKVTKEFTEKWLKEQGSKDFPYEEVLNQYKESLEKYK, encoded by the coding sequence ATGAAAGCCAAGCGTTTGTTTAATCTTACAATTATAATTTCGATTCTTTCTCTAGTAATTGCTGGATGTAGTACAAGTTCTTCTAATAATTCGAAAGAAAATGAAACAATTACACTAAAGTTAGCTACGTATGTTCCAGTTACATCCCAAGTATATAAATATGTAACGGAACCTTGGATGAAGCGAGTAACAGAACTCACTGATGGTAAGGTGCAATTCGATGCATATCCTGGAGAACAGCTAGGAAAGGCTCAAGATATGCTGAAGTTAACAAGAGATGGGGTAACGGATATTGGTGTTTTTCCGGCCAACTACTTTCCGGATAATATGCCTTTAACAAATGCCTTGGCAGGCTTGCCGAATCTTAGTATGACTTCACATCAAGGAACAGTAGCTTATAACGAATTGTTACAAGAAAATGAAGATTTACTAGAAATGGATTATTTAAAAAATGGGATAAGACCGATTATGGGGCACGTATCACCTACTTATGAGATTTGGACTACAGATAAAGAAGTACGGGTACCAAAAGATTTAAAAGGTTTAAAAACTAGAACAGTAGGTGGAATTGCTAATGAAGTGTACGAATATATGGAAGCTGTTCCTGTAACGGTTTCTCATACAGAGACATACGAGGCTCTTGAGAAAGGTGTCATAGATGGAGCGGGTTACTCCAGTGTGGCTGTGGAAGCTTCTGGAACTGCAGACCTTCTTAAATATGCAACTTTTCCTCATATAGGAACGGCTATTCATGGTTTAGTAATTAATGAAAAAGTTTGGAACGGACTTCCTGAAGATGTACAAAAGGCTATGCAGAAAGCAGGACAAGAGTTGGTACAACCGTCTGGAGAAAAGTATGATCAAGATACAGAGAATTTTAATGGAGAATTTAGTAAAGCTGGCGGGGTCATTGTAGACTTAACGGATGCCGAAAAAGGGCAGTGGGAAAAGGTTACTAAAGAATTTACAGAAAAATGGTTAAAAGAACAAGGATCTAAAGATTTTCCGTATGAGGAAGTGCTAAACCAGTATAAAGAGAGCTTGGAAAAATATAAATAA
- a CDS encoding MFS transporter produces the protein MSSISTPTSDFASAKPIQENKILIIWSFTSWLVVMNTTMFNVALPTILSELSINSSMASWIVSGYSIAFAISTLTFSRLSDFIPISKLLLIGIAILGVSSILGFFASHFYLLLAARILQAAGAGAVPGLVVVLIRRYVPITRRGKAMSFITSAVSLAFGLGPVVGGAITQYLGWEYLFGITGLVVLFIPFFRKLLPKEKVKRGHFDLLGAVLTALSVTGLLLFFSTFSYVILISTLVLSFILWKYLHKMETPFIQPKLLKNRQFLKLLFIGFTTFLTNFSTLFLLPIILTVVFKKEPAEVGLIIFPGAILGAIASQFIGRLIDRIGSVSLIITGQFLLFSGTIMMGLFSTASPLSLLTIYIVFSIGFSTINSSISNEVTRILSIVEIGTGAGMTQLVQFFGGAFGVTLAGLMLTFQKGLLLELVYRNIFLSISFLIFCAMIMFYFYYRKVKFERII, from the coding sequence ATGTCGTCCATTTCTACCCCTACTTCGGATTTTGCAAGTGCCAAACCTATTCAAGAGAATAAAATCCTTATCATTTGGAGTTTCACTAGTTGGTTAGTAGTCATGAATACAACGATGTTTAATGTAGCGTTGCCGACCATACTTAGTGAGCTTTCTATCAATTCTTCGATGGCATCATGGATTGTATCTGGTTATTCTATCGCATTTGCCATTTCTACTTTGACTTTTAGTAGACTGTCTGATTTTATTCCCATCTCTAAATTATTATTAATTGGCATAGCGATATTAGGAGTATCATCCATACTAGGGTTCTTTGCTTCGCATTTCTATCTATTACTAGCAGCCCGTATTTTACAGGCTGCAGGAGCAGGGGCAGTTCCAGGGCTGGTCGTAGTGCTTATCAGGCGCTATGTACCGATAACGAGACGAGGGAAAGCAATGTCATTTATTACTTCTGCTGTTTCCTTAGCATTCGGCTTAGGTCCTGTGGTAGGAGGAGCCATTACCCAATACTTAGGGTGGGAATATCTTTTTGGGATTACCGGCTTAGTTGTTTTATTTATTCCTTTTTTTCGAAAGCTGTTGCCTAAAGAAAAGGTCAAGAGGGGACATTTTGATCTACTTGGTGCAGTGCTTACGGCATTAAGTGTAACAGGGCTTTTATTATTCTTCTCTACCTTTTCATATGTCATTTTAATAAGTACGTTAGTTCTTAGTTTCATATTGTGGAAGTATCTTCATAAAATGGAGACACCCTTTATTCAACCAAAGCTCCTTAAAAATCGACAATTTTTAAAATTACTTTTTATTGGATTTACTACGTTTCTAACCAACTTTTCGACTTTGTTTTTATTGCCTATTATTTTAACCGTTGTCTTTAAAAAAGAACCAGCAGAAGTAGGGTTGATTATTTTTCCTGGAGCAATTTTAGGTGCAATAGCTTCTCAGTTTATAGGGAGATTAATTGACCGCATTGGAAGTGTATCATTAATTATCACAGGTCAGTTCTTGCTTTTTAGTGGAACTATTATGATGGGGTTATTTTCCACTGCATCTCCATTATCACTACTTACAATATATATAGTATTTAGTATTGGATTTTCTACAATCAATTCAAGTATTTCTAATGAAGTAACAAGAATTTTATCAATTGTGGAAATTGGGACAGGTGCGGGAATGACTCAATTAGTACAGTTTTTTGGAGGTGCCTTTGGTGTAACTCTTGCGGGTCTAATGTTAACATTTCAAAAAGGGTTATTATTGGAACTAGTTTATAGAAATATTTTCTTGAGTATTTCTTTTCTTATTTTTTGCGCTATGATCATGTTTTATTTCTATTATCGAAAAGTTAAGTTTGAGAGAATAATTTAA
- a CDS encoding NAD(P)H-dependent flavin oxidoreductase: MTNTKLNMLLEKTRLPVISAPMFLVSGTELVIEACKSGIIGSFPLLNARTGEILEEWMNRITEELEEAKALNPDQKIAPWAVNLIVHKTNKRYETDLELIKKYQPPIVITSLGKPTSVVDIVHEYGGLVFSDVATLTHAKKAAETGIDGLVLVCNGAGGHGGTINPIAFMGAVKKFWNGITLLSGCITNGQDILAAQALGADFAYMGTRFIATNESNASKEYQEMVTDSTVDDIIYTPAFSGVHANYLIPSIKNAGLDPSQLERKETIDFSHMENKEVKAKAWKDIWSAGQGVGTIDKVLPISQVVNDLEEEYEKALSALISTRKIQC; this comes from the coding sequence ATGACAAATACTAAATTAAATATGCTCTTGGAAAAAACAAGGTTACCAGTTATTTCAGCACCAATGTTTCTTGTATCTGGTACAGAATTAGTGATTGAAGCTTGTAAATCAGGCATAATTGGTTCATTCCCATTATTAAACGCAAGAACAGGGGAAATTTTAGAAGAATGGATGAATCGAATTACTGAAGAATTAGAAGAAGCAAAAGCGTTGAATCCTGATCAGAAAATAGCTCCATGGGCTGTCAACCTTATTGTTCATAAAACCAATAAACGGTATGAAACAGATTTGGAATTAATTAAGAAATATCAACCTCCTATTGTTATTACTTCATTAGGTAAGCCCACATCTGTTGTTGATATTGTCCATGAATATGGTGGACTTGTATTTTCTGATGTAGCGACCCTTACTCATGCAAAAAAAGCGGCAGAGACTGGTATTGATGGATTAGTGTTAGTTTGTAATGGGGCAGGAGGTCATGGTGGTACAATCAATCCAATAGCATTTATGGGAGCGGTCAAAAAGTTTTGGAATGGAATTACCCTGCTTTCTGGTTGTATTACGAATGGACAAGATATATTGGCAGCCCAAGCTTTAGGCGCAGATTTTGCTTATATGGGAACGAGATTTATTGCTACAAACGAAAGTAATGCTAGTAAAGAATATCAAGAGATGGTAACGGATTCAACAGTTGATGATATCATTTACACGCCTGCTTTTAGTGGGGTACATGCCAATTATCTGATTCCAAGTATTAAAAATGCTGGTCTTGACCCTTCGCAGCTTGAGAGAAAAGAAACGATAGATTTTTCACATATGGAGAATAAGGAAGTAAAAGCAAAAGCTTGGAAGGACATCTGGTCTGCTGGTCAAGGCGTAGGGACAATTGATAAAGTTCTGCCAATTTCTCAAGTAGTTAATGACCTTGAGGAAGAGTATGAAAAAGCCTTATCTGCTTTAATATCTACAAGAAAGATACAATGTTAA